The proteins below come from a single Mya arenaria isolate MELC-2E11 chromosome 8, ASM2691426v1 genomic window:
- the LOC128242323 gene encoding uncharacterized protein LOC128242323 produces the protein MLVLRKRTVVLLGFIFVVSSVTVLRLTGLHTGGYQTEQMFAQKTQSVSEIILPVILQTTYSAVAEDLRAPADARNPLIPHIIHQTFETVMIPSELESYIRTVVNMNANWTYYFWTDVSARNLVKERHPNLLDIWDKYKRNIMRADALRYVVLYEFGGAYLDLDVEAYRSFNRITYKYGCIIPPEPIEHSALLYNMTLLLNNAIMFCRAKHPIMKALMNGLEGSMNHKNILFATGPIFLTNMFNSYVNERILNKSVIINNDSSGTTVFHVSGEAYIVDIYIPNVAFFNDEIDYTLQNKGFQQTCKNVSDSSNLVRQACGHFLNREMKRQMNFLAFTGHKWIHLWLRSKADNQKTSKKNISEILAEKTITIF, from the exons ATGCTAGTGCTGAGAAAGAGAACTGTTGTTCTCTTAggatttatatttgttgttagtTCTGTGACAGTCTTAAGGCTGACAG GTTTGCATACGGGTGGTTATCAAACGGAGCAAATGTTTGCACAAAAGACACAAAGCGTTTCCGAAATCATTTTACctgttattttacaaacaacataTTCTGCTGTTGCTGAAGATCTTCGGGCACCCGCTGATGCGAGAAACCCACTTATTCCACACATTATACACCAGACGTTTGAGACGGTAATGATTCCTTCTGAATTGGAGAGTTACATTCGCACAGTTGTCAACATGAACGCCAACTGGACATACTATTTTTGGACAGATGTCTCAGCTAGAAATCTAGTAAAAGAGAGACACCCAAATTTACTTGATATTTGGGATaaatacaaaagaaacataATGCGAGCTGACGCGTTACGCTACGTTGTGTTGTATGAATTCGGAGGTGCGTATTTGGACCTTGACGTTGAGGCATATCGCTCGTTTAACCGGATAACATACAAATACGGATGTATTATCCCACCAGAGCCAATAGAGCACAGTGCATTGTTGTACAACATGACTTTGCTGTTGAACAATGCAATCATGTTTTGTCGAGCAAAACATCCAATAATGAAGGCACTAATGAATGGACTAGAAGGTTCAATGaaccataaaaatattttgtttgcaacaGGTCCGATATTTTTGACTAACATGTTTAATTCCTATGTGAACGAACGTATATTGAACAAATCTGTCATCATTAACAATGACAGCAGCGGTACTACTGTTTTCCATGTATCAGGAGAAGCCTATATTGTCGACATTTACATCCCAAATGTTGCATTCTTTAATGATGAGATTGACTATACTTTGCAGAATAAAGGTTTTCAACAAACCTGTAAAAATGTCTCCGATTCCTCTAATCTTGTGAGACAAGCTTGTGGCCACTTTCTAAACAGGGAGATGAAAAGACAAATGAACTTTCTGGCATTTACAGGACATAAATGGATTCATCTCTGGCTCCGAAGTAAAGCGGATAATCAGAAGACATCAAAGAAGAATATTTCTGAAATACTCGCAGAAAAAACCATTACGATATTTTAA
- the LOC128242945 gene encoding sialidase-like, with translation MAPAATRPLMTPEASYDGTSSHTTNDGPSSQTSNDDPSSHSSYDVPSSHTTNDDLSSHISNDGFGSHTSNDGLGSHTSNDGHSSHISYDGPSSHKSNDGSSSHTSDDGPSSNTSNDGTSSHTYYDGPSSHKTNDGPSSHTSNDDPISHTSNDGPSSHTSNDGTSSHTSNDGSSSHSSNDGPSSQTSNDGPNSHTSNNGPSSHTSIDGPSSHTSNDGPSSQKSNDDPSSKTSNGGPSSHRSDKGPSNNTTYDGPSSQTSNDGPSSHTTNDGPSSQMSNNGPSNHTSDYGPGSNMSYDEPSIHTSYDGTSSHTTIDGTSRHTSNDGTSSHTINDGPGSHTSNDGPGSHTSHTYNDDPSSHTSYDSPISLTAYDDPISHTSNHGLSSHPYNDDPSSYMSNANPSSQTSYDGKNSRTANNGPSSNTSNNVTSSHTSNDGTSRHTSNNDSISQTYNEDPSSHTFYENPSSHTYNHDPSSHTAYGDPSSLTSSADPSSHTSSADPSSHTSSANLRSHTSYDDPRSRTSYDDSSSLTSSSDPSSLTSNNTPSSHTSSADPSSHSSSADPSSHTSSADPRSHTSYDDPSSLTFYDDPSCHTSSADPSSHASSADPSSNTSSANPRSHTSYDDPSSHASYGAPSSHTRNDDPSRHKCYDDLSSHSFYDNLVATHLMMI, from the exons ATGGCACCAGCAGCCACACGTCCGCTGATGACCCCAGAAGCGTCATATGATGGCACCAGTAGCCACACGACTAATGATGGCCCCAGCAGCCAAACGTCTAATGATGACCCCAGCAGCCACTCGTCTTATGATGTCCCCAGCAGTCACACGACTAATGATGACCTCAGCAGCCACATATCTAATGATGGCTTCGGCAGCCACACATCTAATGATGGCCTCGGCAGCCACACATCTAATGATGGCCACAGCAGCCACATATCTTATGATGGCCCCAGCAGCCACAAGTCTAATGATGGCTCCAGCAGCCACACGTCTGATGATGGCCCCAGCAGCAACACGTCTAATGATGGCACCAGCAGCCACACATATTATGATGGCCCCAGCAGCCACAAGACTAATGATGGCCCCAGCAGCCACACGTCAAATGATGATCCCATCAGCCACACGTCTAATGATGGCCCCAGCAGCCACACGTCTAATGATGGAACCAGCAGCCACACATCTAATGATGGCTCCAGCAGCCACTCGTCTAATGATGGCCCCAGCAGCCAAACGTCTAATGATGGCCCCAACAGCCACACGTCTAATAATGGCCCCAGCAGCCACACTTCTATTGATGGCCCCAGCAGCCACACGTCTAATGATGGCCCCAGCAGTCAAAAGTCTAATGATGACCCCAGCAGCAAAACGTCCAATGGTGGCCCCAGCAGCCATAGGTCTGATAAAGGTCCCAGCAACAACACAACTTATGATGGACCCAGCAGCCAAACGTCTAATGATGGCCCCAGCAGCCACACGACTAATGATGGCCCCAGCAGCCAAATGTCTAATAATGGCCCCAGCAACCATACGTCTGATTATGGCCCCGGAAGCAACATGTCTTATGATGAACCAAGCATCCACACGTCTTATGATGGTACGAGCAGCCATACGACTATTGATGGTACGAGCAGGCACACTTCTAATGATGGTACGAGCAGCCACACGATTAATGATGGCCCCGGCAGCCACACATCTAATGATGGCCCAGGCAGCCACAC CAGTCACACATATAATGATGACCCTAGCAGCCACACGTCTTATGATAGCCCAATCAGCCTCACGGCTTATGATGATCCTATCAGCCACACGTCTAATCATGGCCTCAGCAGCCACCCATATAATGATGATCCCAGCAGCTACATGTCTAATGCTAACCCGAGCAGTCAGACATCTTATGATGGCAAAAACAGTCGAACGGCTAATAATGGCCCCAGCAGCAACACGTCTAATAATGTCACCAGCAGCCACACGTCTAATGATGGTACGAGCAGACACACGTCTAACAATGATTCCATTAGCCAAACGTATAATGAGGATCCTAGCAGCCACACATTTTATGAGAATCCTAGCAGCCACACATATAATCATGATCCTAGCAGCCACACAGCTTATGGTGATCCTAGCAGCCTCACGTCTAGTGCTGATCCTAGCAGCCACACATCTAGTGCTGATCCTAGCAGCCACACATCTAGTGCTAATCTTAGGAGCCACACATCTTATGATGATCCTAGGAGCCGCACATCTTACGATGATTCTAGCAGCCTCACATCTAGTTCTGATCCGAGCAGCCTTACATCTAATAATACTCCTAGCAGCCACACGTCTAGTGCTGATCCTAGCAGCCACTCATCTAGTGCTGATCCTAGCAGTCACACATCTAGTGCTGATCCTAGGAGCCACACATCTTATGATGATCCTAGCAGCCTCACATTTTATGATGATCCTAGCTGCCACACGTCTAGTGCTGATCCTAGCAGTCACGCATCTAGTGCTGATCCTAGCAGCAACACATCTAGTGCTAATCCTAGGAGCCACACATCATATGATGATCCTAGCAGCCACGCATCGTATGGTGCTCCTAGCAGCCACACACGTAATGATGATCCTAGCAGGCACAAATGTTATGATGATTTAAGCAGCCACTCATTTTATGATAATCTAGTAGCCACACATCTTATGATGATCTAA